In one window of Prionailurus bengalensis isolate Pbe53 chromosome B3, Fcat_Pben_1.1_paternal_pri, whole genome shotgun sequence DNA:
- the LOC122467962 gene encoding small nuclear ribonucleoprotein F-like — MNLPLNPKSFLNGLTGKPVMVKLKWGMEYKSYLVSADGYMNMQLANTEEYTDGALSGHLGEVLIRCNVL, encoded by the coding sequence ATGAATTTGCCCCTCAATCCCAAATCTTTCCTGAATGGATTAACAGGAAAGCCAGTGATGGTGAAACTCAAGTGGGGAATGGAGTACAAAAGCTATCTGGTATCTGCAGATGGCTATATGAACATGCAGCTTGCAAACACAGAAGAATATACAGATGGAGCATTGTCTGGTCATTTGGGTGAAGTTTTAATAAGGTGTAATGTTCTTTAA